The DNA region TGGATTTTTCCGTTAAGTCCGCTCCCTTTTTAATCAATAATTGAACTAATTCTACATTGTTATATCTAGCGGCATACATTATTGGAGTCATCCCCATAGTTTTATCCTTTACCTCAACGTCAGAGCCTAGTTCCAAAAACTTTTTAACCGTTTCATAATCATTTTGAGCAACAGCCAAACTTAAAGGTGCTACGTTGGTTGTTGTTGCTTTTATTGATCGTATTGCTTTGTCCGAAGGTTTATTGTTTGCATTTGCAGTAGTAGACATTACACTAACTAGAATTCCGAAGGCGATTACTGATTTTTTCATGATATTAAATTTAAATTGTTATTGATTTGTTTTTTATTTCTGATGTAAAAGTAGCTCACCCTCTTAGGATTAGAAACGAATTTATGACCAACGGTAATTTTGACAATGCGAACGGAAGCAATAATTCACCTATTATGATGAGTGGTAAATACTACAACTTGAATGGTAATTAACCTGTATTTTGAATAGAAAAAGTGATCTTACAGTAGTCTTTTAACCACCTCAAAAGTAAATTTTCGTATTTGAATACGACTTAAGGGTAAACAATGCCGGAGATTTCAGCAATGGAGTTACTACAATCCAAAGCATGTACGCACCCGAATTTTCTAGTCATTCGGAGGGTGTACGAGTGGAGGTTGGTGATTAGTTGAAAATGGTATGTTTAAAACATACTTTACAGACTTACTGTGGGCCAAAGAAGCTTGTACACAATAACCCCAAGAATAAAACCAGAGCCTAAACCACAAAGTATAACTATCAGAAACATCTGATTAGTCGATTTATGGGATAGAATATTTACCAATGAAATTGGAGAACCATTTTTTCGGACTTCAAACCGATTTAACTTATCCCCATAGGAAGCATCCCTTTGGGCAACCCAATATCTGTTTTCACCAATAGTAAATGTATGCTCCACTCCTGCTTCCGATATCTTTTTAGAAACAGTTTTTCCGTTCAAAAGGACTTTTTCCTTTCCAAATAGGGTGTGAACCACTTCTATCTTATGGTTATCTACATAATAAAGCGCACGCTTTAGCATTAGGGACGTTGAAGTTAAGGTTCATATGGGGGTAACAATAACCTTCAAAAGACTTCATAAAGAGCTACTTATAAAAAGCAACTGTGTGAAATGTAGTTTATGAAAGGATAATCGAAAATATAAAATAATAAATTACCTACAGCAGAAAGTTTTTAACACTACAAATTGCATAATGTTAAACATAACCCTAAGTAATTACAGGCATCCCAAACATTTCTATTTGGTTGGCGGATATTTAGAAAAGACTTTT from Zobellia alginiliquefaciens includes:
- a CDS encoding ankyrin repeat domain-containing protein, which codes for MKKSVIAFGILVSVMSTTANANNKPSDKAIRSIKATTTNVAPLSLAVAQNDYETVKKFLELGSDVEVKDKTMGMTPIMYAARYNNVELVQLLIKKGADLTEKSKLGMTALDYAKLSNAEDAVALLQSI